The Deltaproteobacteria bacterium sequence ACCAGAGAGCATGTCCGGCAGCTTCTGGAGATCGAGAAATGGAAAGGGGTCGGGATGACTCTGGAGGGCATTCGGGAGGTCATGATCCGGGATGGGGATGACCTTCCACTGCCTCCTCCGCCAAGGGAACCGGGG is a genomic window containing:
- a CDS encoding MerR family transcriptional regulator, with translation MESTNQKLTLAEVCALTGVNQRTVRFYIQKGLVDRPVGLKKAAYYTREHVRQLLEIEKWKGVGMTLEGIREVMIRDGDDLPLPPPPREPG